From Anastrepha obliqua isolate idAnaObli1 chromosome 3, idAnaObli1_1.0, whole genome shotgun sequence:
GTGTTACAGAAAGGTCATTGTCCCTTTTGTCGTGCGTCATCGGAAAAATTACTTGATGAATATTTGTAGTAATTGCCTTTAGTATAGGAGCACGTAGTTTGATTATATTTCTGCACTGGCAGTTTAAAGTGTCTTTGTAAATGTTTTGTTAGGCTAAGATGGCATGCCGCGCACACTTTTGCAGAATCGAAATCTAAAAACATTTAtcttatttaagtaaaaaattccatcatatacataaataaaccatgtatgtgtatatataaccCACTTTATGTACATTGCACCcaaattaacaatttatttaataaatttcaaaatataatcaaatattATACTAACCATTTTATAGCAATTGGTTTTTACGACCATGTCTCCTCTTGATATCTCCGACTTTTCAGCATATGTTCCAAATATTCCTCATCACCGTCCAACACTTCAATAAATGCTTCGCGAACAGCTTTAGGCATACTGTTCGAAGAGCCAGCCACCATTATAGACGCCATTTTTTCCAGAATTAATTCACTCATTAAcgctttttcttgttttatcaAATGTTGAACATATACTTTACGTTCCTGATCACGTGAAAACGCTACAAATATTGTACAGAATTCATCTAATTGCCAGCGTGTAAAATCTTCAACAAAGTGATAGTCCTTCGCTTTGTTTCGGCAACCAAAGAAAACAACCAAATCGCCGATTTTGgcgccatttttttgttgttccttCCTGTACTGTATGACGCTACGAAAAGGTGCAATACCGGTACCTGGGCCTACCATTATGATTGGCGTTGCcgcctcgacaggcaatgacatTGTTCCACTTTTTATCACACCCTTTACTATACTCCCGACAGACAGCGTCTTTAACCAATTCGAGCAAAGACCAAGGCGCGGAagtgacatttttgttttatattcaacCACTGCAACAAGAATATCAAGCGAACAGCTACTAGGCATTGAAGCTATTGAATAACTGCGCGGTTGTATCATAGTAAATAATTCGAACAGAATCGGAAGTTCAAGCTTCGATGTGCTATGCCGGAAGTCCTGTAAAACTTCAAGAATTGTACGTCGTGGGCGATTTACATAATTTATAAGATCATCTAGTCCCTCTATTGAAGTAAATTcttccaatttttctttttccaactCATCTTCGCAATTCAACGACAAGAGTTCAAAAGCACGTTGTCGTGGGCATGCATTTAAGTCCCATATATACTTTGCTAGCATACGAATATTTACCGGCTTTGCGTAAGCCAATGGTACAGGCATATCATCATAAACTGTTTCCAATTTTACTATAGTTTCTTCATTAAAACCTAAATTGTGTTCCTTCACCAGTGCAAAAAACTGCGACACTTGCTCATCTGAATTGGCAGGGCGCAAATCTAACACATCACCAGCATTCCATTTAATAGAGGATGGaaaactaaaacttaaaaatcgcACATCTTGAAAATGATCAGCAGCAGTGGTACGCAGATTTTcttttaaagtaaaacaaatagCTTCACTCTTCAGTGGCCATTCCAGATGAGTCTCTTCCACCAAAGATGTTGCAGGCTCGACAATTGTTGTATTCCATTTGAAAATCTTCTTCGCCTCGCCATTCTGCTTCAATTTTTCATATGATAATGACTTCCCTAATTTCTGCCACAATTGTGCAATCCACGGCAAAGCTGTCGCACTAAGTCCATGATCGTGCTGATCATCACACAATCCTAAATCTAATATAGGAATAGCGCCCAACTGCATAAGGCGCTTGTTCAATTTTTTggcagtaaaattaaatttagcgtAACTCGAATCTCCTAACCCCAAACAAGCAAAATTCAATCGTTGTAGTGAATCTGCTGGCAAGCTTCGCCGCAATAGAAATCTCCACGTTTTTCGCATGTTATCCGGTTCGTCGCCATTACCTGTGGTGGCTACGACGAAAATAGCCAATTTCTCCTCTATCAACTGCTGCACCGGATATTCATCCATCGGTAGAACTGGCCCATTAAAGCCCCACGTTTTTGATTCCCGCCAAATTTGTTCGGCCACATTTTGAGCCGTGCCAGTTTGACTTCCATACAATATAACCATACGCATTTTCCTAACTGAgaattttgacttctttttacCAATATATTAAAACGTGAACGTGAATGTGAATCTAACCCGGCACAAGGTAGTTTTCGGTCAGTTTCGCAATGAACCAGCTGTCAGCACAGATTTCCTTAACCCTACATCTCCTCTGACAAAAATGTATAACTTACTACTTATAACAAAACATATATTGCGAATAGGCAATTCATTTCTCATGAACAGCAATAAATACTAGCAATTTAGTATTTTGATAACCAATTTTTCATTAcgtcgaacaacatcaaggcgaattgagtattaGAGGTGGCGTCTttccaaaacagttactttatttgttGCGATTTTGAGAAGTCTGACGACAGGTCCCTTTCCCGAATACAAACCAAACGACCAAGACAAACAAAATgaggaggagaaattacataGTGAGTTAcaaactaatcaaactaatgaaaacgaagagccgtgtgttaaattgtgaaagcattTGAAGGCTTTATAATGCAGTTTGCCTGCGGAGGACGCCGTGGCTAGAAAGTATGAGTGTGTGCGTATTATTTCTTGGGTTTCGTTGCtttcattgctttcgcctactcttcttcttcacaatcaagtaattccccttcctttggTTGTTTATTCATGGACTCTTACAACACAGCGAATTCGGGTGGTGCAATCAATTTCTCTATCGTTCTTGATCTAAAAATATGTCTCTTCTATTCaccatttccccgctcgctatcttTATTCTCAATTACCTTTACGAAAAATTTGcgtgcgaaagcaacaacaaagttatcgagcaagattcgccgcgctagcgagtatggctgtAGCTCATGAAACTGGTACAATTGACTGCCGTACAAACACGTGAAATTTAAGACAGCTCTATTCCCGAGTTGCCAGCATATTTTGAATTATACAAGTTGCTTCATGTATTCgtcacttgctaacgcttggcgcaAAGAAGAAGAGGCCTAaggttatcgagtaagattcgccgctagcgagtatggttatacctcattaAAGTGGTATAACTCAGAGTCGTACCAGCACATGTTATTAAGGCTGCTTTATTCCAGCGGTGCCAATATATATTCAATCATACCACTTTCTTCAgttattcgccacttgctaactcttGGCGAAAGAAGAGGCGTTATAACATGGTAAATGTCCAAGGCACGTCTAATACAGAAGGTGGTGCCTTCTGAAAaccgttactttatttttcgctacCGTTGATGTCATGCAAcattataatacaaaacaaaacaagagaATGGAAGTGAAATTACAGGATTATAAACATTCAGTGAATAGGTTGGAAatgttgtgatttgtgagattcaAACTAATGTAACTTATGTAAAATGGTGAAagcataaattaatattttgtctccattcactaaattttcacaaacatgtgaTTTCGCCGcctcttgtttattttgtattcgAAAGGGACCTGACGTTCGACTTGTCAAAATAGCGAAATATAAAGTCATTTTTTCGGAAGACACCACCTTCTTTATTCAATGCGCCTTGGACATTCACCATGAAACTGGTGataacaaacaacaaactgACGATAACAAGATTAAAAATAAGGTCGATTTCTACTTTTCAGTATTTTTCTAACCAAAGTCGGCTTttaccaaggtggatttattaaggtgacagcattcacccagctgaatttttcaccgtaggtatggcttacgtcaaaatgatatgctttgtttgtatgtattggtatgtttacattcgtatgtttacatttgcttgctggttttgacgtgatggttggaccaaacgcaacaacaaatacatacatgtaggattttacttatatgtgtttgctgtcacctgtaataaattcgccttggcatGACTACAGGCCAACTAGAAAAAAACACATACCGGCCCGAGAAGCATTGATGGCAAAAACATCGATGTATCGTTTGCATCCCTAGTTGCCATACGATCCAGTTgctataaagaaaatatttagggTTTATTTTCTGTTGTGCAACAAAGATAGCCAAAAATGTTGCGGCTCGTTACAAATGCAATAGTTAGAGGTCCCGTTTCAGTTAAACTGATTGCAAATCCTGCGGGAAAGCCACAAGTATTGAAAACGTTTTCTTTGGTAAACCGCAGATGTCAATCTACAAGAGGCACTGGCACTGCTACTATGGGCTttgacagcaacaaaaaaatagcgCCCCTTGGTTGGTTCCTCTTAGTAAGTCGGAATCTAATGAATTCATTAATGATTTTAAAGCTATAGAATTGAATATTCTAACCTTTCTCAATATCAGCTTATCCCAGTGTCTACATTTGGTCTGGGGTGCTGGCAAGTGAAACGTAAAGCATGGAAAGAACAACTAATCGAAGACTTAGAGCATCAAACCAAGCTATCACCAGTACCACTACCttcagagtaatttgaagcaatttattatgtttattaATGCCGAGTATATAAAATTTCTCCATTTAGTTTAACAGAGCTGTCTGCTATGGAGTACCAGTTGGTTACAATCAGGGGAAGGTTTATTCATAACAAGGAACTGCTTATGGGTCCTCGGTCGTTCATACGTCCCGATGGAAATGAAACAGCCGGAGGTTTATTTTCCCAGCGTGATAGAGGCAATGGCTACCTTGTCATAACTCCATTTAAGCTAGCAGATAGAGAGTAGGTATCCTTGCGTATGTGTTTgtctatttaaatttaatttttaattcgttGGAGAAAGTCAGTCGAAGGGAGTACCTCTGAGAAACTTCAGAGGGATAGAGAGGAATACAGTCTAAGCATATAAAAAGTGTGCGTGGTTTTATCCGACCTCATTATTATTTATGTCAGATCTAACTGAGGCGGGAAACCATATATGTACTAAGTGCGGAACCACCTCTTTCTCCTAATTTCACTTGCatcgtatttattttatttggttcaatatTTGTACCAAAGTTGagtaattttgctttgtttataacagagatattacgctatttttttttagttagcaTTTACCATTGCAACGGGCAAACAATGacaaagtcgatgacacaccaataccgacagtaaacaactacaaaatttgtaaagttACCTCCGATAATTTGCTCCCCttttctgcgcacacaaccgcaattgttACTAAAgttcaaaatcgcaacaagatcCTCAAATCGCTAGCCGGTAGTATTTGGGGGGGCAAATATAGGAAATGTTGCTGGAgatatttaaagcaattggctgGTTCTGAATTATGTTGCGTCTGTTTGGACGCCTGAAACTAGTGTTTCGCAATGGACTAAACTTCAGACATGCCGAAACGCTGCAATTAGGACGGACACGGGATGCCTACTGAAGTCCCCTCTACAAAGCCTACATAACGACGCACTAATGCTCCCAGTCAAAAAGCTCGGCAAATAATTTCTACTTGGGTGCTACCGAGGGTTTCACGACTGTAGACACCTGCTAGAACCTGAGCTGGCttccaggcacatcaggaggcaagcgaaccgacaactactggaccggacagtgtttagacatacGCTAGCTGACATTGAACGGcagacacttaccaccttcctaaacacTCCCGACCCCTGagtgccgtcatcggagtccaaccaccacctattgcaagCTTCTGCTACCCAAATCCACCAGAGACTcgcgtaactttggcacaattacgcccactgacagggtttagtaacCCAACAACAAACTATCTTGGACAAAGAGTAATTAATATGTGTACCaggtttcattgaaatatatgaaTACTCGGTGGCTTCCCATTGCCTGGCGAGGAGCGATCACTATTAGAAATTTGTTTTCCTtccttttggtgtttcacagagattcgcaCCTAagttttccgaatggtagtcacgcactaacccattcagCTATTCATTTATTGTGTTACATACAATCCTTATGCATACAACCATTGCACACgtagaatatgaacctaattttgataaaataatattgaaaattgcatgcttttgaggcgcttgaacacaataTCATATTTTCATACcatttcatctattttgctttattaatattaatatttttaatgataatatgatccaagaattaggttcatataaattagaattgaataaagaacaCTCCCCAAAATTTTCGTCACGATTGGTCGAAaactttttgagctagagtgcccaccagttgaaaaaagtcgtttcgagaaaaacgccaTTCTAACTACCGCTCACTACGgtgccgaaccgacgggcggtcacttaagtgctcatagaatcgggaataatgcgaatttccttttaaaatttttaccacatattcttgagtagttatactaacaataaaaaaatttcgattgttTGATCAGTCTAAACTGGTTTCCCCCTTAATGTTATGATGAATATAATATTGTAAACTTTTTGGAGTATATTTGTGTAAATGTAGCGGTAATTCTCTCACTTCATTCTTTATAAAGCAAGGTTGTTTTGTTTGGACTTTTTCATACAGAATTGGCTAAGGGAAACTTTAAGTTTATATTTATCTTGAATTACATTTAATTACATCGGTAAATTACTCgtgtacaaaacaaaaagagaaccactcggatttatatccgttcAGTAACTAATACCACGGTAACATTCTTGTTGTAGCAACATTATCCGTTCTTTCCGCTGCATGAACGTTTCTTCActcttatttcatttatttaatcttATCAGGCTAGATTTATAGATTTGTAGTTTACGACTTTAGTAATTCATGTGTTTGGTTCCAGTGAAGTGATTTTGATCAATCGTGGATGGGTATCTAGGAATCAGGTCAAACCGGAAACACGAGCCGAAGGACAAATAGAAACCGAAGTAGAGTTGACTGGGGTGGTGCGCATGGGCGAAAACCGACCACAATTTTCTCCGGATCATAAAGGTGGGGTTTTCCTGTACAGGTAAGTGCTGACTCACCTAAATATTTTGGCAACAACCTGACTTGTTTATTTATCTGTAGGGATTTACCAAAAATGTGCGCATTAACTGGAGCATCTCCGATTATCTTAGACGCTACATACGAGTCATCTATTCCCGGTGGCCCCATTGGCGGACAAACACGTGTAACATTACGTAATGAACATCTGTCTTACCTTCTAACGTGGTTCAGTTTATCAGCAATTACTTCGTACCTGTGGTACCGTCAAATAGTAAAGAGAATTCCTTATTAAACGTCACGAAAAGCAAACTTTTCAATACCAAAATTAGTTTACttgttttaatttcgattttatttcaaaacatataTATCGCCTTTTTCATTTAGTTATTGTATACACAtgtgtaaatattattaattccaTACATGAACGAATTTTGGCAAAATCAAGTGAAACGTGTAAAGTTCGTGTACTCATACAATGAATAGATATACTTAAATTTAAAGGTATGTATACTTTCTAAATTAAATTCATAGTAAATTACattgatgtacatatgtaagtactatTGGTAGGGAATGAGATAGTGGCCGTCGTTCCGAATGGCGGCATGAATGCATAGACAGGTCGAAAAGTGTGTATGACTGGAACGGTGACACATTTCCACTTTTAATATGCTTAATGTGACTTGGTTATTTAAtgtaaaacaaagtaaaatcgTTTAGACGTATACGTATGAAcacgtttgtaaatatttacaataacaaatgttacagcaaaataataaatactgtATATAGGCTTtactttaaagtttttttggaaacattttCGTTTATCTAAACAGCTCTGTATGAGATGAGTTTCACACCCAATTCCTTGCAAATTATTATCAACAACTTCGTAATCGATATGGAACGccataatttgtttatatggcCGGTTTCTACAATTGCGGCACGCTTCCCCAGGAACGCATTAAACCTGTACGCTGGTAGCGTTTTCCTATAGTTTGTACATGGAATCCAATTTGCTGCAAGCACTCGTGATCCAAAATTTTACGGCCATCGAATATATAAGCTGGTTTCATCATTGACTGGTAAATACGTTTGTAGTCTAATGTCTGATcagtgaagaagaagaagaagagaaaacaTTCAATATTGGTAATGGAATATAATTCTCAATTCAATTTCTGCTGAGCATTTGCTAAAATAGCTAACTCACCACAAACTCGTCCCATTCTGTACAAAGCACAATCGCGTGCGTGCCACGCACTGCACTGTACGGATCGCTATGTATTTGCACTGCCTTCTTGACACTTTCCGGTGACTCTGTCACAGATGGATGTGTCAAATCGTCTATTATTTGCTCTGGCTCTACTTTCGGATCGTAAATGTCCAGTTTGGCACCCTCTTCTAGTAATGTTTTGCAAACCGTTATGGCTGGTGTTTCACGTGTATCGCCAGTATTTTTCTTAAAAGCGAAACCAAATATCGAAATTCGTTTATCCGAGACGGTATTGAACAGGCTCTCGATGATCTGAAAGTGAATAAATAGAATTTTGTTGAGTTTTAAACAATTGCACGTTTCTATAAAAGAAGGCTACCTTTTGTGAAAACCGCGACTTTTGGTACTCATTCATGTCAATCACTTGCTGCCAATACGCCGCAACCTCGGGCAAATTTAGTCCTTCACATATGTATACCAAATTTAAAATGTCCTTCTGGAAGCAACTACCACCGAATCCCACTGACGCTTGCAAGAACTTCGAGCCAATACGTGAATCCAGACCAACGGCACGCGCCACTTCCGATACATCGGCGCCCGTCGCCTCACACACGGCCGACAAAGAGTTTATGCTCGATATACGTTGCGCTAGGAATGCATTTGCTGCCAATTTAGACAATTCTGAGCTCCAAGTGTTCGTTGTAAGTATATTCTTTTTCGGTATCCAATGTTCATAGATCCATGACAATTTTTCAACTGCTTTGTGACCCTCGGATGATTCCTCACCTCCAATTAGCACACGATCGGCATGTAACAGATCTTCAATGGCCGTTCCTTCGGCAAGAAATTCAGGATTCGAGAGAATATCATACCGAATGCCAGGCCTTTGATTCGCATGCAAGATATGCATGATACTTTCGGCAGCACGCACGGGTACTGTGCTCTTCTCCACTACGATCTTGTTAGACTGTGCGATCTCGGCGATCATACGGGCAGCACTTTCCACGTACTTTAAATCGGCAGCGCGACCTATGAGCAGGCGTTATTGGATTGGTTGGTGGtgattagaaaaatttaagtttaaaagttCATATGAATTAGTTTGCATACCTTTGCCGTTGCCGAAGTTTTTTGTTGGCGTATTTACAGATATGAATATCAGGTCTGCTTCTTTGATGGCAGTTTCAATATCAGTTGAGAAGAAAAGGTTGACATTACGGCATTTTTTTACGACTTCATCTAATCCCGGCTGAAAAACAATCAAACATTAAACGGGCTTGTAGAggtttgtatttttaatatgttgaagtttttattttattaaaaaaattaaattattacttatattaattaaattaaaattaaagaaatcatTTATTCCTTTATATTTAACTGACTTAAGATTTCTTAAGTTTCAATTCTatccattttgtattatatgtAAGAAGTTATAAATAACGCAGTTGTAATAAATTgggcaagttaaaaaaaatcgacatagttgttgttattattgtaataGCCGAAAATATTCCCTATAAGAAATGCTATTGTAGGGCCAGTCCTTGGTCGAATATGAGTTCGGGTCGCTCAAGTAACGTTCACCCGACtgtaagggttttccaataacaggtgttacaggtgaatgcattgcgctatcgagatatgattaacgattttttatggtcggaattggatggtattgatctggacaacgtttattttcaacaagacggcgctacgtgcaacCCAAGCAACTAAACCATTGATCCTTTACGGGAAAACttttcggaccgtgttatctctcgaagaggtgatcacaattagccaccgagatcttgtgatttaacaccttgtgacttttttctttgggtccacgtgaaagagaaggtagagaaggtctacgccagcagcccagggtcgattcaagaccacaAAGATgggattcgtgaggctatcgaggacatagggcagccactttgcaattcggttatggaaaatttcatgaaaaggatattgtcctgtgagCGTGGTCGTGCctcatgttattttccactattaacggtataGCTTCCTCTTTATaggaaataaacatccgatcatttatattaaaaataacatttttgtttgagtatcaaaataacacctcttattggaaaatcctataGTTGGAACGACATCGTAGGTGCGTGGGATTGTGTTCGGTTGTACCCTATGTCCATGTCGACTGTGATACGAAGCAGCAAATgttaggaaacattttttaataacagtCACCCATTGCCGGTTAATGGCAAACTTGCGAGTGCATTTCTTGATAAAAATCAGTGGCGATTtggaacaaaatgaaaaaataaataaaataactgttggCACCACCATTtccaattcatatttatttttaaaacgttTAATAATAGAGGTATTATCCGTCGtcgattcaataaataaatgccaACTGACCCACACCGCTTGTCGCCATGCAACCCCAACCCCCATAAAGCCAATAATGCTCTCGCAAAGAGAagggacattttaattccaacCCTTCACACCAATTACTGTTaataggtctgttcatgtaaaaattatccaataACTTAAGGGGGGATTCCCATTTCAAAGGCCAAAAAGTAcggttttttacgaatttttattgggaaaactatcagttgaatcttttggaaaatttctatgaaaatttctgGTCGCTGGCCGCCACGATAACTCAGCTCCAAGTTGTCTGAAAGGAAAAATTCGAATGGCATTTTACACTCCTTATGAATATAGTTTCAGTATgagctattgaaaaatttttttttcgaaaattattataACTGCGATGGTTGAAAgacaaagtttgttttttcgcacattttttcctcgcatttttatttataaaaaaaaagtcatgcATGTATCTTATTTTTAACGAATTTTGTCATGAAATTTGGCACAGAGTTCTTTGAAAGTATAATAAACAAGAAtcggtcaaaaaaaaaaatcgatttttttaagccgGGAAATGGGAATCTCCCCTTAATTTCCGGGAATtctctctcaaagagaaaaatatcaaaaaaagtacatgGACGCAAAACCAATAACAGTTTGCACGAActgctgattaaattgttggcaggaaaaatcacaaaaattaaaattcttttcaaTTTACCTACctcttaataaatttaaaaataaattaagcaaataaaatgcaaaataacgagcgTCAGAATCACATGATTtcattttgtccacaataaCTTGTTCCATTTCATTATCGCTGTCAGTTGCAACTCGCAAATTtcaattcgtgtttatttttactcttACAAGTtaaaatttatccagtaaaacCTTGCAATTTCcgctcaaaatgaaatgtcgtTTTGCTCTCTCATTTTGCCCTACTTTgcacatgaacaccaaaacatgaaaatttgtaaaaattattaccaACTATTTGCCTTATGAACACACATATTAGGTTAGGGGTTAGGGGTgatcagaattttcagaaaatttaattttttttcattttcttaaagtatagcGTCTTAAAAATATcgcgtgaaaatttgaagtgaatccgacaaatacttttcgagttattcaacaactaACAAAGGGCGCTTGGGCACTACATAAATCAATAGCAAAACtgtaaatgtgtttttctcaaaattattttttgaactggtgaccaCGTAACTTAAAAAtagcttggtagatttcaataaaatgtatactgcttttgaaaaacatgaaaaacacgtgcctgatcgaaggatttttttttaaatgtcgattatttttaacaattaattgtcggttctttctcgaaaatctgaaaaatatttcctgagaccgccatattggtagttttgaaaaaaaagcttcgatcagacaCAAGATTAGCTAttcataaaactaatttctcttgaccgattgattttagatgaatctccaaggacttgtgatgatctcCGCGGAGAGTTCTCGAGAGTTCTCAGGCTCCAcccaaacagcgataacttttaaaattattaattttttttttttgaaatttgggtaaatttcttaatttcccttttatatataaataaatttaacatatatatatatatttatataggtgTACAATATAATAGAGACAATCAAAATccatatatttaaaatgcagacaaatcaaatatgaaaattttgggaaggtgatgtttaccgggaaggtgatgttgactgttttcttcgattgccaaggcgtagtgcaccatgagtaccttccatcgaaccagacagtcaataaagaatattatttatccgtttggaagcgtttgagagatgctgtacgtcgcaaacggccggaaatgtcgacaaacaatttttggattttgcatgatgataacgcgccatcgcaccgagcctcaattgtgctggattatttgaccaaacaccaagtaaataccatcgtgcaagcaccgtattcaccggatatGGTCCCGTGCGACTTCCTTTTGTttccccaagttgaagttacctcttcatggaaggagatttcagtcgatagagaagatcaaagagaatgcgacgaaggagctgaaggccattccttcgtcggcctaccaggggtgcttggaggactgggttaaacgttggcgcatgtgtgttgcttcagacgggtcatattttgaaggagataaaataaattttcctgaaatttaactcttttttgttttatttaaacattcccggtactttcttaTCATAGAGGTTTTTATTAATCGGTaagttatgtatatatttgggGTAAGAagaatattgtaatatatagcacttctggcatttttttatatttgacctCCACATTTCCT
This genomic window contains:
- the LOC129240792 gene encoding UDP-glucose 6-dehydrogenase; amino-acid sequence: MDSLTVMKVCCIGAGYVGGPTCAVMALKCPDIQVTVVDRSSERIAQWNSDKLPIYEPGLDEVVKKCRNVNLFFSTDIETAIKEADLIFISVNTPTKNFGNGKGRAADLKYVESAARMIAEIAQSNKIVVEKSTVPVRAAESIMHILHANQRPGIRYDILSNPEFLAEGTAIEDLLHADRVLIGGEESSEGHKAVEKLSWIYEHWIPKKNILTTNTWSSELSKLAANAFLAQRISSINSLSAVCEATGADVSEVARAVGLDSRIGSKFLQASVGFGGSCFQKDILNLVYICEGLNLPEVAAYWQQVIDMNEYQKSRFSQKIIESLFNTVSDKRISIFGFAFKKNTGDTRETPAITVCKTLLEEGAKLDIYDPKVEPEQIIDDLTHPSVTESPESVKKAVQIHSDPYSAVRGTHAIVLCTEWDEFVTLDYKRIYQSMMKPAYIFDGRKILDHECLQQIGFHVQTIGKRYQRTGLMRSWGSVPQL
- the LOC129242878 gene encoding NADPH-dependent diflavin oxidoreductase 1 isoform X2, with the protein product MRMVILYGSQTGTAQNVAEQIWRESKTWGFNGPVLPMDEYPVQQLIEEKLAIFVVATTGNGDEPDNMRKTWRFLLRRSLPADSLQRLNFACLGLGDSSYAKFNFTAKKLNKRLMQLGAIPILDLGLCDDQHDHGLSATALPWIAQLWQKLGKSLSYEKLKQNGEAKKIFKWNTTIVEPATSLVEETHLEWPLKSEAICFTLKENLRTTAADHFQDVRFLSFSFPSSIKWNAGDVLDLRPANSDEQVSQFFALVKEHNLGFNEETIVKLETVYDDMPVPLAYAKPVNIRMLAKYIWDLNACPRQRAFELLSLNCEDELEKEKLEEFTSIEGLDDLINYVNRPRRTILEVLQDFRHSTSKLELPILFELFTMIQPRSYSIASMPSSCSLDILVAVVEYKTKMSLPRLGLCSNWLKTLSVGSIVKGVIKSGTMSLPVEAATPIIMVGPGTGIAPFRSVIQYRKEQQKNGAKIGDLVVFFGCRNKAKDYHFVEDFTRWQLDEFCTIFVAFSRDQERKVYVQHLIKQEKALMSELILEKMASIMVAGSSNSMPKAVREAFIEVLDGDEEYLEHMLKSRRYQEETWS
- the LOC129240793 gene encoding SURF1-like protein, which encodes MLRLVTNAIVRGPVSVKLIANPAGKPQVLKTFSLVNRRCQSTRGTGTATMGFDSNKKIAPLGWFLLLIPVSTFGLGCWQVKRKAWKEQLIEDLEHQTKLSPVPLPSDLTELSAMEYQLVTIRGRFIHNKELLMGPRSFIRPDGNETAGGLFSQRDRGNGYLVITPFKLADRDEVILINRGWVSRNQVKPETRAEGQIETEVELTGVVRMGENRPQFSPDHKGGVFLYRDLPKMCALTGASPIILDATYESSIPGGPIGGQTRVTLRNEHLSYLLTWFSLSAITSYLWYRQIVKRIPY